In Oligoflexus sp., the DNA window CGCCCGCTGACGATGTGCACCTCGACCCCTGGGGTATGGCTCAGCTTGCTGAGTAGCATGATCAGGCTGGAGTCGGGTGAGGCCAGATCAGGGCGCCTCACGATGGGAAAGAGGGTTCCATCGTAGTCGATGAAGAGAGTGAGAGGACGTTCCAGCATCTCGATGATCCTGCTCATGCCTGAACTCTGAACATACTGTCTGTCAAAGTCCGAAGCCAGAGGCGTCGCCGACCCTTTACGGTGGCCGAAGAATTGCTGCACCCATTGCCTTGCATCGAATTTCATCACTCTCTCCCTCATTTTTTTCATACGTAACTGGCGTTCCTCGCAGGGCATGGTCAGTGCCTGCCGCATGGTCCGGGCCGTGGCTTCAATATCATAAGGATTGATCAAAAGGCCTTCGGCCAGCTCGTGAGTGGCTCCAGCGAATTCACTCAGGATCAGGACTCCGTCATGGTCAGGCCTTGAGGCTATGAATTCCTTGGCGACCAGATTCATGCCATCCATCAAGGGCGACACGAGCATCACGTTGACTTTTCGGTAAGCCTGGCCCAGTTCCTCGGCGCTGAAGGGTGACGCATAATAATGGATGGGTTGATAGCCGGGAAAACCAAACCTGCCATTGATCGCGCCAATCATCTGCTCAACCTGCAGTTTATAACGACTATAAGCGGTGAGGTTGCCGCGTGAACCAGGGGCGATTTGTATCAGAGCAATCTTTCCGCGCAGGTCGGGATTGTTTTCCAGAAGGCGTTCCAGAGCCAAAAGTTTACGAGGCAGGCCCTTGGTGTAGTCCAATCGATCCACCGAAAAAAAGATCTGAAGATCGGGATTATCCTGCCGCATCTTATCAATGGCATCCACCAGGACACCTCTGTGCTGGGACGTCGCCATAGTCTCCCAGCGTGGCCCATCGACGCCGAGCGGGGCCACGGCGACTTCCACGCGGCGTCCGTGCACGAGAAGGCCGCCCGTCACCTTTGGATAGGAAACAATGGATTCCACGGCCTGCTGGAAATGACGCGCATAACTTTCGGTATGAAACCCAATTGTATCCGCGCCTAAAATGCCTTCGAGTATCTCTTCGCGAATGGGAAGCATTCGGAAGATCTCGGCTGGTGGAAAGGGAATATGCAGGAAAAATGCGATCGAAACACCAAGGTCCTTATCGCGAATCATCCTGGGCAGCAGCTGCAGATGGTAGTCATGTATCCACACCGTGTCCCCTGGCTGCACGATCTCAGCCAGCTTTTCGGCATACAGGCGATTGATGAGCTGGTACTCATTCCAATGCGGCATCGTCAGGGGAAGTCGGCCGGTCTGATTGTGGTAGAGCGGCCAGAAAACACCGTTGGAAATGTCATTATAGAAGGCGTGATGAGCCCTTTGCGGAAGGCGGACCGTGGTGCAGCCGCGCTGCTGGAAAGCTTCATGGACGATGGCGCGCTGAGCTTTATTCAATTTTTGCGTGATGCCATCGCTGCCCACCCAGATCGTGTTCTCATCAAGCAAAGGCAAAAGTCCGCTGACGAGCCCTCCCATCGAAGGTTTGAGTATCAGTTCATCATTCACAAACGCGCCGGTGAAGGGCAGTCGATGGGATACGATGATGAGTCGGCTCATAGTCAGCCTCCTTTGCAAGTGAACACGCTCTTAAAGAATCGGTAGTCAGGTTTGTCCTGTAAAATATATATATCGTATGCCTCCCATACGATTTCGTTATGGTTGTGAATGTCTGCAAGGGGCTGAAATTCGCTCAATATTGATCAGATTCGGTGATTTCGGGGGCGGAACGCAATGAAGGGGGCAGCGGCTTGACTCATGACCCTACAAAAGACGCCCCCCCTTTAAAACCCATCAGCATCACATCTAACTTCGGGAAAGACTGGCTCCATGTAAAATATATTTTTCGAATGAATCGAATAACGTATTCATATCCAAGGCGCAAAAAGATAGACTGGGGACGCGTCCAGGCCTTGGACGCGATCGCGTGGCGAACTTTCATCAGCCTTGAGGACCGCATGTTCAACTATAATCATCTCTTTTATTTTTTCTCGGTCGCCCGGCTGGGTGGGATCATCAAAGCCGCCAGGTATCTTCGCATTGCCCAGCCGTCGCTGACTGTTCAGATCAAGGCGCTGGAAGCTCATACCAAGCGCAAGCTTTTCCGGAAGGCCGGCCGCGGTCTGGTTTTGACGCCCGATGGTGAGGTGCTTTATTCCATTTGCCGCCGCATGTTCGAACCTGTCGATGACCTGACTGATTTCCTGCAGGACAAGGAAAGCCGGGGGCAGAAGACGATCCGCATCGGGGTGGCCGATGAGCTGGAGCGGCCGTTCGTGGTGGACCTGATTCGGAAGATATTCCGCAAGGAGTTCATGAACCAGGACGTGCAAGTCCGGATGACCTCCGACAAGCATCGCGTGCTGCTGGATAGACTCCGCTGGAAGGAGCTTGACGTGCTGTTGAGCAACTTCACTCCAGGTGCCGATGACTTCACTGTCCTGGCCGAAATCCTTCTGCCCATCGTCGCTGTCGCGCACCGCTCCATCTTCAAGAATTTCAAAAAAAGCCAAACCCGTGAACCTTTGAGCAAGGTCCTTCAAAGCCTTGATACCGGACTCGTCCTGCCCACGTCG includes these proteins:
- a CDS encoding bifunctional alpha,alpha-trehalose-phosphate synthase (UDP-forming)/trehalose-phosphatase; protein product: MSRLIIVSHRLPFTGAFVNDELILKPSMGGLVSGLLPLLDENTIWVGSDGITQKLNKAQRAIVHEAFQQRGCTTVRLPQRAHHAFYNDISNGVFWPLYHNQTGRLPLTMPHWNEYQLINRLYAEKLAEIVQPGDTVWIHDYHLQLLPRMIRDKDLGVSIAFFLHIPFPPAEIFRMLPIREEILEGILGADTIGFHTESYARHFQQAVESIVSYPKVTGGLLVHGRRVEVAVAPLGVDGPRWETMATSQHRGVLVDAIDKMRQDNPDLQIFFSVDRLDYTKGLPRKLLALERLLENNPDLRGKIALIQIAPGSRGNLTAYSRYKLQVEQMIGAINGRFGFPGYQPIHYYASPFSAEELGQAYRKVNVMLVSPLMDGMNLVAKEFIASRPDHDGVLILSEFAGATHELAEGLLINPYDIEATARTMRQALTMPCEERQLRMKKMRERVMKFDARQWVQQFFGHRKGSATPLASDFDRQYVQSSGMSRIIEMLERPLTLFIDYDGTLFPIVRRPDLASPDSSLIMLLSKLSHTPGVEVHIVSGRRFDELFHWFHRLPVHIHGEHGGISFDPVSRRRNFLFDPKKESPLLQRVQAIFQQYKALHKGVLIENKAFSTVLHYRMVEVGAMERHLLALTQEIKALDGADELDILAGKKNIEVRFKGISKGQVVERRLARDDQRTYVAIGDDRTDEEMFAALKGRGITISVGDSISDAAYSLRDSSAVREFLRLLEAHLNSTGRAYRPEPKAATCETPEDENLPHTRPSGGRSQ
- a CDS encoding LysR family transcriptional regulator; the encoded protein is MFNYNHLFYFFSVARLGGIIKAARYLRIAQPSLTVQIKALEAHTKRKLFRKAGRGLVLTPDGEVLYSICRRMFEPVDDLTDFLQDKESRGQKTIRIGVADELERPFVVDLIRKIFRKEFMNQDVQVRMTSDKHRVLLDRLRWKELDVLLSNFTPGADDFTVLAEILLPIVAVAHRSIFKNFKKSQTREPLSKVLQSLDTGLVLPTSEQKLRIESEIYLQKARIQRPVVFESDILSAVVRAVVEGVGVAFLPKHYVQKELTSGTLVLLSDGQKLWNHAIYQIAPKKQQLDLVNSEIRDYFRLFKAKL